caccctgtCCATGAGGGAATTGTTCCCGGTACCCCAcctgaacctcccctggggcagctggagcccgTGTCCCCTCGCCctgtcgcttgttccctgggagcagagaccgaccccccctgcccacagcccctgccaggcagctgcagggagcgaccgggcccccccagccccctcctctccaggctgagcccccccagcccccgcccggctctggacacgctccagcccctcagtgtccctctggccgtgaggggcccagagctgagcccagggctcgaggggcggcctcccccgtgccgagcgcagggggacgggcactgccccggccccgctggccacgccgtgtgggacaccagccagggcgctgctggcctcctgggccacccGGCCCAAGCAGCATAGCATCAGCCCCTGCCACGCTGCACAGTTAGTGTGTCTGTTCTGAAGTTCACCAGTGTCACGGTCCTCAGGGGTTTTATAGGATTTTCTTGGAAGTAAACAACTCTTTGCCATGCCTGCTGTCAATCAAAAGGATGTTCACataaaaatgtgctgctttgctcTAAGATAAAAACAAAGACACGGTGGTGGCATCACCACCAGGTGCCAAGTGGCAGCAGCCTGTAGGCTCCTTGGTTGGGATTAGCCAGGTAAATTTATGCTGTGGCAAAGTGGTACATCTGTGTGGCACTGGCCTGCACCTTCTCATCTCAACTCATTACATGGATCACCAGAGTATTTCCCTTCATTACAGCTTCCAATGttctcagtctttttttttttttcattcctgcatatctctctctgtctcctctTTATGTTAACCAGGGAGCCTTTATGCTGCAGCTTAAGTCAATCTATTTATGCATAGATTTTTaccatctttttgttttttctttaaaggaaaggTGTTAGCACCTTCCATGGTATCATGCATTATATAGGGTTAACTTTAAGCAACACTAGAATATAGCAGTTAAGCTTCATTATCACACAGTTATGAGTATCCTCTAATACTTGCCTATGCCATCTTCCTTTAACGTTACTTCTGGTTTGGTTCCTACATTCCTTCTGTTGCTTAAggacttgtttaaaaaaaaaccacaaccttTCTGAAACCAACTATTCTGGCACTATGTCTAGCTGCTTCTTTTCCAGTTGCtgttcttctttcctttccctctgtgaAATAGGACAAACCCACCGACCAGGGCCATTGGGTTGTTCACTGTAGCTGCTGAAACCTTTTATCTCAAGATCACTTAAGTTTCAACTATTTCTTTacattggttttgctttataatTGCAGATTTTTCACTACATCCTGGGACATTTTCCAGCCCTTTCTGATATCTTACAACAATATTAGTAATTAAAGATGCTGGCTCTTCACTTCATAGCCTCTGCTTGTTCTGTAATGTGCTTCTAGGGCTCCTCTCTCCCATTCTGGTGGTTAGCGTGCATCAGCTATCACCTCTCCGGGGACTTTGACTTCCACCCCTCGAACATTTAACTCTTCCATCGATTCACCGTTCCTGTAAACAACTTTTTATTGTTTcgttttctttctgccttcgCTCAGCCATGAGTGAtggatgctgttttctttcttaggATAAGAGAGTTAAGATTCATACCTTTACCCTTCCAGctttcagcacagctgggcGTTTTGATCTCTTTCCCTCTGTGAGTTGACTCTTCTTTTTAAGTTAAGAAAGCCTTTGGCAATTGTTTATTTCATATGTAACTATCTTTCCACCTTCCAGGGAGCAGAGTATAGAGGATTTGCCCTTGGCCTATTTCCCTGAGCCTTTCTTTGCCTGCTCTATGACAAGTACAGTTTGCTGGTTGAGTAATTGGGGTGTTCCTCAGTCTGCTCCTGAAGTGAGTTATACTGCTTGATCACCAGCTCTCACGCTTTGGGTGCAATCATAAAGGATGAATCCCCCTCTCCCAGGGGTTCCCTGTCCCTGAGGACGGGAGAGCCACCATGTAGGGAGGACCTCAGGACCCAGAGAATCATCCCCTTCCCTCggagcctgctgctgccttttcattCCAACACCTTGGTCAGGTTTAAGCCAGTTTACAAGTTGGCCGAGGGTTGAACCCTGGCCACGGTGTGAGGTTTGGGTGTAACACTGAAGTTTATGTGCATGCCTGATACCTGGTGAGGCCCCGCCAGCATGAAGGATCCCAACCATCCAACAGACCTGTGCACTTGTCACCCTGGAGCATTGCGGCAGTACGCTGAAGCCCTGGTGGAGCCCTGCCAGCGTGGTGGAGCCCCACCAGCCAGGAAACCAGCGTTTCTGCCTGATGCTGTAAGGGGAGCAGGTGTACATCTCCAGCCAGCCAGGTCATCCACGTGTCTGCTGCCCTGACGCGTAACGATTATTGGCATTGTAACGCACCCatccttttccttgctttccttcttccagCAATGCCTTTCTCACCAGGGTCCTGCCAGCTACACCGGGTGTAATGCACTGGTGCAAGTGTTTGTTATGGATCCCGGTAGGAAGGGCACTCGGAGCACATaatgtattaattaaaatatctttatcaGACGTAACACAAGAAAGGGTATAGCTTTAGATTACCAGACAccccttcagctgctgcaaacaTCAAGTTGTACAGCATCGGACAGATACCTAGTTGGGCCATGGCACGCTGCACAGATTCCATCTACGTTGAAGTTCACCAGCATCAGAGTCTTCAGGGCTATTATGGGATTTTATTAGGAGTAAACAACtttattcattattttgctGTCAAGCAAAAGGTTGTTCACCTAAGAACATGCTGCTTCTAAGATGAAGACAAAGACACGGTAGTGGCATCAGTGGGAGCCACCTGTGGGCTCCTCAGTCAGGATTAGCTGGCTGAGTTCATCCTGCTGCCGAGTGATACGCGCAGCTCAGCACAGATCTGCCCCTACCTACCCACATCAACTGTTAGGTGAGTAACAATTCTGTGAAGACCTCCTAATTCCTAATTGCTCCtactttttctctcctgttatCTCAGAATAAAGAAGGTAGTCACAGGTCAGCAGATTAAGCAATAGGGGCCTGgattctccccttcccccagctgctccccgtTCCCTCCCGACTCTGCCGTGACAGAGGGCACATGCTTCAAACATAGCGCACGAGCCCAGCTCCAGTGAGAACACTTTGCAGCTGTGTCAATATTTGAAAACTGCAAGTTAGGATTGGCAccaaggggagagcagcaggaagcaCTGCAGCTTCAAATATGAGCCTCCCTCACACGCCCGTGTTCCCACTGGTCTGTCTCCAAGCTCTGAGGGCAAAGACTGAGCTCATCTGCCCCCTGACTTTGAAGAAAATAGCTAAAAATAAGGACATCCAAAGGTTCGTTCGGTGAATTCACCTTCCATCCTCGCTTTACATCAAAGTGTCGTTGACCCAACTCTAGCACCTTATCCGCAAACTGGTTGTAAaagtttatggaaaaaaattgaatgcaGAAACCACAGAGTAACTTTTCAGATTGCCACATTGCTGCAGCCGTAGCACCCCAAAAGGGAACAGTGTTACTGATGATCCCCCGGTGACAATATaccctcctcctctgcagtggGCATAAAAAGCCCAGAGAATTTAAGCCCCTAAACTAAACTTTTGGGGAAATGCAGATGTTAGAAAGGTGCAAGACAGAGAGCAAGAACAGCTAAAACTGAGATGCAGCAAATGAAAGCAAGGTTTAACAGGTTAAAAAGGGAGTGCAAAGTGGGCAGGTCTGAAAGACCTGTTAGGTCTCTTTTCAGTCTCTTCCTATGAGGTCAAGTTCACGTGGCATCAGGAACTGTGCACTTCCTGAAACAGGACCAGTTCCTGTCAGCGTGCCTCAGCTGGCAGATGAGCACTGAAGACGGTGGAGTAGTGGGAATACTGGGGTGTAGTGGCAGTGGTGCTGTCTTTTATCTCTTTAGTGCAGGAGCAGGAAAGAAGTGTAAGAGAGGAAGCAAGCGTGTGAGAAAAACAAGGGGAACAGATCAATGAACCAAACTTGAATGTGGAGGAGAAAGACAAGATCTGAGCAGACGAACTGTTGAACCCTTACCTGGAGAGGTGAGGAGTCTGCTGGCTGGCAACAGTGAAAATTACACTGTAAAACGCTACTCGCACAGCGAGACACGAACCTATCCTTCCATCTCCTCAGATAGACCATCCAGTCACCCCAAGGCCAGGAAGCTGACAGCAAGCAAAACAGTAGAGAAGGAACACGCAGCCCTAGCCCCAAGGCAGGACTTCACTTTtgctaattttgaaaaatgttcttcaaaaaacccacaagcaacACCTTGTAAACACTTGGGAAGCTTCTACCCAGCAACATCTGGCATCAGCATCACCTTCAAATGATCAGAAGTGCTACTGAGCTCCAAAAGTGAAAGCCCAGGAAAGTGCTTGAATAGcaacaattaattaaaagaaaacttgaaaggAAGGCATTGTTCAAATCCACTGCTTTGAgatttttcctgccttccctaCAGAAGTCCCGCAGCGCCTTGCCGCACACGGTGCACAGGTGGGCCTCGCCTGTGTGGGAGATGAGGTGTCGCCGCAGCTCTGGCAGCTTGGGGAAGGCGTCGCCGCAGAAGCGGCACTTGTAGGGCTTCTCTCCTGTGTGCAGCCGGAGGTGCTCGCGCAGTGTGTGACCCACTGACAGCCTAacagaggcagagcagaagcaCTGCTCATTAATGCTGTGGGCGCCTTCTCTAAAAAGTGATTTCTACCAACAGCCAGTGCCTTCCCTGCACCAGGACTGGCCTGTGCCACGTGTAGGCTCATAGCTCCAAGGAGCAGCTACTGAAAAGACCTGGGTCTGCACACGCAGTCGCCTCCAAGACTGCTAAttctgcctggggctgagccgCAGGGCCTTATTACCACAGAGAGACAAAAGAGCtaggtttttggttggttttttttaccccaCTTTAATAAGTACAGAAGAtcagccagggcaggctgggatAGTCAGGTCCCAGTCTCGACCTCCACCACTTCTGCCACTGCTCCAAAGCCCACCCCCTCCTGGATGATGACCACATCACTCAGTGAGCCCTCATCCTGCACTATAATGCATTTGTCCTCATGCTTGGAGATGGTGATTTCAATGATGTCCTTTGCTGATGGCAAATGTCCAGCGGCCCTCCCATGTGCCCCAGGATCTGGGGGGCTGCTTTGAGATGGGTAAGTAGCAACGCAGTGACCACTGGCTGTGATCAGCAGCTCAGACTCATTCGCTGGTCCCGGCACCTCCACCATGAGCAAGGTGGGCTCTGCTGCAACCTCTTCCTGGCGGGCCTTCCTCTGATGCTCTTTCCTCGCTGCCTGGGGTAGAGCCACAGCAAGCGGGGCCACCGCAGTGGCGAGTTCCTGAGGGTCTTTTTCCAACTTGTGAGTCAGGACATGGCGTGCAAGGCTCTGGGGAAGGGTGTAGCCCATGCCACAGAGCTCGCATTTGTAGGGCTTGCCAGCCAGGTGGGATTTCTGATGGCGCCGCAGCTTTGTGGCCAGGGTGTAGGACTTGCCACACTGCTCACAGCGGAAAGGGCGCTCGCCTGTGTGCAAGCGCTCGTGAGCACGCAGCGTGTGGGGGTCCCGCAGCGCCTTGCCACACACGGTGCACAGGTGGGCCTCGCCTGTGTGGGAGATGAGGTGTCGCCGCAGCTCTGGCAGCTTGGGGAAGGCGTCGCCGCAGAAGCGGCACTTGTAGGGCTTCTCTCCCGTGTGCAGCCGGAGGTGCTCGCGCAGGTTGCTCTGCTGTCGGAAGTCCTTGCCGCAGTAAGGACAAGCGTAAGGGCGCTCCCCCGTGTGCAGGCGCATGTGGTTGCGCAAGGAGCCAGGGTTGGCCAGGTAGCGTCCACATATGGCACACTGGCATCCCTTGGGACCAGCTGGGCCAGTCCCAGTGGCCAGGTGGATCTTCCTGTGAATGCGGAGAGAGGGGCGGCGTGCAAAGGCCTTGCCACACTGCTTGCAGGAGAAGGGGCGCTGGCCAGTGTGCAGGACCTGGTGCTCCTGCAAGTCCCGTTTGGTGCGGTAAGCCTTGTCACACTGGGTGCACTGGAAGGGCCGCAGGCCCCGGTGGGCCAACACGTGGGCCTTGAAGCTCTCCTCTGAACTGTAGCTCTTGCCACACTCTGTGCACAGGAAGGGCTTGTGGCCAGTGTGGACAAAACGGTGCTTCTTgaggtggcagagctgcaggaaggcTTTACCACACTCCCCACAGCGGTACCTGCGCTTGATCATCTCTTTCTGGGCCGGAGCTTTTGGTGGGGCGCCTGGGCTGCCAGAATGACCCCCCACCAGCTCCGTATACTCCTCTGGCCCCTCCAGTGGGCCCTTCCCCCCATGCTCTGGGGATGCCAGTCTGGAGTCTTTGGAAGCTTTGCTCTCTTTCTCACAAGTCTCTACACTCTCTCCTTTGGAAGGACTGGGCTGCTGGGATTCCTGCCCAGCTGTCCCACCATTGCAGTCTTGGAGGCAATTCTGGAGCTGGATGGCCAGAGTATGCACCTTGCATGGCTTGCCAACCAAGGGAGCACCGAGTTGAACCCTGCTTAAGGGTGCCAACAGATCCACGTCTCCTGGATATGCTTCTTTATGCCCCATCTtcactttttctgctgcagatcCGGGATCCACACCCTTGTCAGATTCTTCCTTGCACCTGCCGTTGACCTTAACGGTTGAGATGGTCTCAAAGTGCCGGTTCTCAGTCCTCAGCACCTCGGTTTGCCACAGCTCACGTTCAGAAGCTGTGCTTTCCTCATCTTGCAGCCTGTGGAAATGTTTGGCGGCAGGCCTGCTAACCGCAGCAGGGGCATCTAGGACTGAGGCTTCATCAGCTACTGCCTTGGAGACATCAGCATCCCctgcacaaacacaaaagcatgGCAGGTGAATTAACGCTGGCTGTTGTTATATGACATGATTGCTGGTGGATCAAAGGAACATGAGCACTGGAGACAGATACTCTGCTACGCAGTAATCCTGGGGCTCTGGCATGAAAACCATTGCTTTTATGaccttttgttcttttcaactggggaaggacaagaggaaacagcctcaggttgtgccaggggaggtttagattgggaATGAGGCACAGTTTATTCACAGAAAGCGTGGTCAGGCActgacaggctgcccaggggggcATCgtcatccctggaggtgttcagaAACCGCGCAGCTGTGGCACCTGGGGACACGGGTTGGGGtgggctgggcactgctggggtgACGGTTGGGCTCGATGGTCTCAAAGGGCTTTGCCAACCGGGACGACTCTGTGATTCTAaggtgggggggtgtctgtgCTCCCTCAGCACAAACGGCGCCCGTGCGGCACTCCGGCATTCCAGTGGCGGCATTCCTAGGAGGTGCCACCGTGACCAGCCCAAGACCGGGGCCGTTAACAGCGAGGCCGGGCCCGGGCGAGGGCGCACAGGCACCGGGCACAGCCGAGGCCACCCGGCCGCCGAGACCCGGGAGGCCAGGGGGCTCCTTCCCCCCGGGCTGGGACCCGCGACACGGCACGGCACCTACCTGCGGGGGACTCCGCCGTCCCGCCGGGGGCGGCCCTGGGCCCGGCGTCCCGCGCCGCCGCCGTCCCCTCGCCGCGCTCCAaccgccgctccgccgccgcggccccgcggggctccTGGGGCCAGTAGAGCAGCTCCGCGCCCGCCGCGATGGGCCGCCGCGCCCGCAGCTgccgccggccgcccgcccAGCCCAGCGCCACGTTGGCCTCGGCCTCCTCGGGGCTCCGCTGTACCAGGCTGCAAGGCACGGGGCCGCTGCAAGGCACGGGGCCAcagcggccgcccgccccgccgccgccccgctaCTCACCTCACccagcccgccgccgcctccccgggcGGCCCCAGCGGCTCCCCGGGCGGCAGGGCCCGGCCCACGCACCACACGCCGGTCCCCCGCGGCCGGGACAGCGACGGCCCCAGCGCCAGCCCGGGCGGCAGATCCCGCAGCAGCGGGCAGGCCGCGGCCGGGCGCTCCATACCGGCGGAACGGGGCGAaggggcggcgggcgcgccCGGACGGCGGGCGGCCGgacggcgcggcgcggggcggggcgggcgggcggggctccctggcggggggcggggctcCCTGGCGGCGGGCCGCGCTtccggcggcggcgggctgacaggcgggcggcggcgggggcacGGCGGGCTGGCCTTGGCGCGGCCGAGGTGAGGCGGGGAAGGGGCtctgcggcggggccggggccggggccggggccggggccggggccgagcCCGAGCCCGAGCCCGAGCCCGAGCCCGAGCGGGATggccgggccgcggggggcCCTGCGCAGCTGGTGCTGAGTCTCCCGCCCGGGGCGGCGGTTGTTTGTGAGGGAAGCGGGCGCGGCCGGGCCCTCGCTGGgtgccccggggggctgcgggagaCCCCCGTCCCGGTTGGGCGGCGGGGAGGAGCGGGGCTCGCAGCCGGGGGGGGTTAGTCACAGTTTTGGCGCCGAGGCCCGGCCCTGGCTGCAGGTGGGCtccggccgggggctgccgcccCTCAGGGTGCCCCGGGGCTGGGAATGGCCCCCGGTGCCGTGTGCGAGGGAAACCCGGGGGTGTTTCCTCGGACAGGGGAAAGAGCCAGGCTTGGAGTCTTGTTCTCCCAGCGGTGGAGTTGGCTCTGGGTTGTCACAGGGGTGAAGGGAATGGGAGAGGCgaggaggagggtgaggaggaggagggccACCGCCGTTCCTCGCCCGCTCCAGGACGGGTGGATGGATCCTGCCGGGTGCTGACAGCAGTCTCTGTACCGTGTGCTCAGCTCCCAAGAGGAGGCAGTGCGCCCTGTCCGTGCTCCCAGGCCCAGCACGCAGCCCCCTGCGAGGAGGTTCCTTGCAGCTGGGGTGGATGTGCAGCGGTGGCCTTCCGCAAAGGGGTTGAGATGCCTGGGGAAGGAAGGCTGCTGGCTAAAAAAGCTGTTACAATAATGAAGGACCCAAGAGTTTCCCTGAGGAATAGCGTGTCCAGCCTGAGTTAGTCGGTCGTGAGCCAGACAAAGCCGCCTGGCTCTTGacctttctgctgtttcagggTAGCACAGGGGTGGTGATGCTCTTAGTGCACAGGAAGACTTGGGCTGGACTCTCAGTGAGTCTGTCCTGCAGCTCATTCACGCCACTGGGTTCGTAAAAGGTTggctgctgaggagctgcttggttttcagagggttttttgcAACGTGCTTGATATTAAGACTCTGGCGAAGTGCAGGGACTTGATGGATATATACAGAAAAACGGTCATTtgtgcaaatgaaacaaaactgggaggaggtGCGGATGGCAGTGGCGTCAGTAAGATAACACAGGGCTTCCTTTCGGTCTGAGCATTGCTTGTTAATTAGAAAGGGAAGGAGGCCACTTGGCTTTTGTAATTCTTTATTGCATATAAGAACGTGTATTATATTGTCCAGGGCATGGTAATACATGCATGGACATATCTTGATGTGTAGATTTACTTCTGAATTAATAGTAtatctggaagaaaagcagaaggcaacCGCTGAGCAGGTGCGGCTTAGAAATAAGCGACGGAAAGTAGTGAAACTGTAATTGTAGAAAAAAACCAGTCTGCGTGAACAGCACCTACTGAGACTTCATAGATAGAAGTGAACTGTCTTCCCTGGGTAAATTCTGGTGGTATCTTGTATAAGGAATCTCCAACTCAGAATCTGTGTGAGAATTGTGTTTTAAAGGGCTGCGgtttctttccttcagcagaaCGTGCTGTTCTCCAGCACATCTCTCTGTTACTAAGAAAGTTAATGTTTATTAGACAGCAGGCATTCAGGTCAACCAGCACAGGTGcagaaaacatactgaaatgCTTGGGAAAATGGAAACAGTTGGGCCTTTAGAGCCTGGCAGTAAGTCAATGCTTCTGATGTCGAGTGTGATTCTTTAAATGCTTGACTaggctttttacttttttaaccTAGGTATGTCATTTTCCTGACCTTATGATTGGCTATACAGGGTGTACCGCTTGCATCTTGTCATGACGTTTATCTAAAACAAGTGGGGTTCTTAAATTGTGTTAAATCTGGTGACATGCTGGTTTTTTGACAACTGTTTCACCCCGTGGATACAGGTGGACATTCTGTTCAGTGGCAGTCCTGCTTACAGGTTTGGTTTTGAGTACACAGGGAGAAATCTCATGCAGCTGCACTGTCGGGAAGCAAAATATATACCCTGGTACTAAGATCTGCAAGTGGTTTCTTACACCCTAACTCCAGGTGTCTCCTTCTCCGTGCCTGCTAGTTCCCAGGCATTTAGAGGTTTGTATTTCTGAACTGTTCTAGGGTTACCTGATGTGAGACCCTGCACGTTTGTCTTTTGCGCTGTGGGGAAAGGGCTgagaaaaattctgcaaaagaCCTTCTGTGGCTCTCTGGGAGCTACAGTCTGGTTCACAAGAAGGACCTGAAATCTAAGAGGTCTTCTGCTCTGGATCCTCCTTCCATTAacatttctgctgtggctgtgaaAGCATGTAGAGCTATCTGGGGAGTCTGGTCTGCCTTTCCAAGGGGTAGGGCAGGTTTTAGCAAGAGCGCTATCCACTGGGCTCTTTCTCTAGCGTGGAACTGTAAGGATCTGTAAGGATCCCACTAACAACTTCCTTCTTCCACATGGCGTGCCACGTTAGGATTAATTTTAAACCTAATGGGAAATCCCCCCAGTGCTGTCTAATAACCAGCTCTTCTGCCTCCGATCAAGCGCTGCAAGTTGACTGTGAAGCCAAGTCGTGATCTGTGTAGGGGATGCTTAGTGTCTTGCTGGCCCTGCAGCACTACCATCGCTCGGCTGTGGGAGGGTTTGGATTTAGTCCCCAAGCTCTCCAGGACCTTGCTTTGGGGATGCTGTTGCTACTGGGCATCCCCAAGAATCTCACATGAAAGGCACCTCGGTGGATGGTAGCAGTTGAATGTAgatcctccctccccaccagggCCAGGAAgtccctgggagctgggggtactgaggggctgccctggggggaCGTAGATGCTTCCTTAGCATGGAGTGCTGGGTTgtggggctgctgagctgcagtggGGAATGTTTTAAGTGTACTGAGTCATAAGAAGCGTTGGTGCCTGGTGTTACCATAGAAATCGGATCAGCTGCTAGGGGTGGGGAGTCCTTGTCccttggctctgctgctgcatgctTCCAGCATAAGCTCACGGTGCAAGGGAACCTGGTTTCTTGCTTCTCGTCCCTTTGAGATTGGAGGTGGTCAGACAGCTCTCGCAGTCCTCACCGGAGGGCAGGGTCTCTGCTTGGCTGCAGTGGTGAGACCCTATATGTTTGCCATGCTGTCTTGGTGATCCGCTGCCCATGTCTGTCTTGCTCTTTCATATTTCAGGAAACTTATTTCATTTGCTTAGCAATAGCTCGCAGCCCCTGGGGAGCCCCAGAGAGGTGCAAACTGGTTGTAAACTGGTGAGTAGTAGATAAGGGAGGGCAGGAAGTAACAAGCATGGAGTGATCCAGAGGGAGGGGAAAACTGAAGATCCAGTTTCCTGTATCTCAAAATGCATCACCAAGCTTGGTCACGAGTGTTGCCCTGAGCTTGGACGTGATGCTGTCCAGTGCTCAGTCTCTCACAGGTTTTGTCCTCTGTGCTCATATCCGAGCAACTGTTTCATCGGCTTCTCTGGATAAATATACACAATCAGGCTCTAGGGATGGAAGATGCAAAACGGCATTGCTCCCCTCCATTCTGTTAAAGGAAATAGCTTTACTATGAATATAATCGTATGACGCAAAGGTGTTGTGCCTCCTCAGATCGTCTTTGAACTCTGCTCTCCTCGTAATGTGAAACAAGCACAAGCCTGTCTGAGAAACAGCGTTACAGAGTCTTGCTGATGCAAGgtgtcattttgttttgctacaGTTCCTCTTGGCTTGCTGCCTGTTGGCTGCTGAATTACTGTCCGTGTGGTCTGTGTGAGCGATCCAGATCTACATACTCGTCTTTTCCAGCGTTTCCTTGCTTACTTTCAGGACGCTGACTTTAGAGGATAACAGCTATTTCCTAGGGGTTGTCCCTAAGAATTGGTACCCTTAGGAGGTGCTGTGTGCTGTGTTAGCTCAGTCCTGGGTTTGACACATCTTCTGCTCCAGGTGAGAGGGAGAAGTatttgcaagcagcagcaagcacacTGAGCTGTCTGTATCCTGGACCCTCTTAATTCCATGGTCTCCTCACTATTATGGCATGCTTGGTGAAAAATACTCATTCTAGCAATATGGCTTTAAATTAAAGAGGTGATTACTTGCTGCTTGCTGTCGTGTAGGAGAAGGGAATTGCTGGGTGATGCTGAAAGGAGATGAGGTTGTATGTGCATTGTTCCTCCCTGTTTTACTAGCTCAGCCTATGAAATCCTGTTTTAAGAAGCTGTTCATTTCTGCGTTCAGATCCCAGCACAGTGAAGCACCCACTTCAGCGCTGTTGAGAGCTCTGGCCCTCCCTTATGGAGGGGGggtgcggggtggggggagaagggggggtgATTCCTGGGAAAGCTTCCAGCACTGGGCCAACTGTGGAAACAGCTGGGCTTTGTGCCAGCCCTTCGGAGGGAGGGGGAGCTCAGAGCTGGTACAGTGAGTGTAtcaggcaggggctggcatAGCCTGTCGCCTTCCTCAGCgtcttgctgctgctcctgttctGGGAGAGAAACTGCTCTGTACAGAGCTGTGGTCAAGCAGAGACTCACTGAGAGGGTTGGTACAGGCTCCTGATGGCCTTTTGATAGCACTTGGCACAAAAGAATCTGGCATATGTT
This genomic stretch from Falco naumanni isolate bFalNau1 chromosome 7, bFalNau1.pat, whole genome shotgun sequence harbors:
- the ZNF408 gene encoding zinc finger protein 408, whose product is MERPAAACPLLRDLPPGLALGPSLSRPRGTGVWCVGRALPPGEPLGPPGEAAAGWVSLVQRSPEEAEANVALGWAGGRRQLRARRPIAAGAELLYWPQEPRGAAAAERRLERGEGTAAARDAGPRAAPGGTAESPAGDADVSKAVADEASVLDAPAAVSRPAAKHFHRLQDEESTASERELWQTEVLRTENRHFETISTVKVNGRCKEESDKGVDPGSAAEKVKMGHKEAYPGDVDLLAPLSRVQLGAPLVGKPCKVHTLAIQLQNCLQDCNGGTAGQESQQPSPSKGESVETCEKESKASKDSRLASPEHGGKGPLEGPEEYTELVGGHSGSPGAPPKAPAQKEMIKRRYRCGECGKAFLQLCHLKKHRFVHTGHKPFLCTECGKSYSSEESFKAHVLAHRGLRPFQCTQCDKAYRTKRDLQEHQVLHTGQRPFSCKQCGKAFARRPSLRIHRKIHLATGTGPAGPKGCQCAICGRYLANPGSLRNHMRLHTGERPYACPYCGKDFRQQSNLREHLRLHTGEKPYKCRFCGDAFPKLPELRRHLISHTGEAHLCTVCGKALRDPHTLRAHERLHTGERPFRCEQCGKSYTLATKLRRHQKSHLAGKPYKCELCGMGYTLPQSLARHVLTHKLEKDPQELATAVAPLAVALPQAARKEHQRKARQEEVAAEPTLLMVEVPGPANESELLITASGHCVATYPSQSSPPDPGAHGRAAGHLPSAKDIIEITISKHEDKCIIVQDEGSLSDVVIIQEGVGFGAVAEVVEVETGT